A part of Melittangium boletus DSM 14713 genomic DNA contains:
- a CDS encoding glycoside hydrolase family 44 protein — protein MRGQRRHGNGSVYVQAQWLKRGHGPLLAGLWLCMTSPALAQNAAATVNINVGAGRHAINPFIYGVAYGTQAQLEELNAPLNRRGGNATSRYNWKLNAANRANDYYFESLPYPSAEPGAEVDAFIQSTRAAGAEPLITIPLIGWVANLGPGREKMCSFSIAKYGAQQDSDRAYYPDAGNGVFSNGKNVVNDPKDANVASDANFQKGWVEHLRARWGGAAAGGPRYYIMDNEPSLWHQTHRDAQPTGLTMKQLRDKHLAHAAMVKSVDPGALIMGPEEWGWSGYLYSGYDHQEAPKNGYTRYPDREANGNWDYLPWLLDQFHKNEQATGKRLLDVLTVHYYPQGGEFSNDTSNTMQLRRNRTTRSLWDPNYVDETWIQDKVRLVPRLKEWVSTYYPGTKVGITEYNWGAEGHINGATTQAELLGIFGREGLDYAARWETPAATTPTYKAMKLYRNYDGLKSTFGDTSVSCAVANPDNLSAFAAQRTSDGALTVMVINKVLSGETPVTLKVAGFSSAAKAQVWQLTSANTITRLADLPVAAGVIDTRVPSQSITLVILPSGTSTGNQAPVARISATPTSGASPLVVAFDGSGSTDADGTIASYAWNFGDGQQATGAKASHTYTKGGTYTVTLTVKDNRGATVSTTASIQVNATTLEAPSNFYAQRSGADITLRWTDNSQGEEGFILERGPSTWPVAFQEIGRVGANTRTFVDRQVPSGNHFYRARAFKGATSSPESNMDGVQVP, from the coding sequence ATGAGGGGGCAGCGTCGTCATGGCAACGGGTCCGTCTACGTACAGGCACAGTGGCTGAAGCGGGGGCACGGCCCCCTGCTGGCGGGCTTGTGGCTCTGCATGACCTCACCCGCGCTGGCGCAGAACGCCGCCGCGACGGTCAACATCAACGTGGGGGCCGGCCGGCATGCCATCAATCCTTTCATCTATGGCGTGGCCTATGGAACGCAGGCGCAGCTGGAGGAACTCAACGCGCCGCTCAACCGCCGGGGTGGAAACGCCACGTCCCGCTACAACTGGAAGCTGAACGCGGCCAACCGCGCCAATGACTACTACTTCGAGAGTCTGCCCTATCCCAGCGCGGAGCCCGGTGCCGAGGTGGATGCCTTCATCCAGAGCACGCGGGCGGCGGGCGCGGAGCCGCTCATCACCATTCCGCTCATCGGCTGGGTGGCGAACCTGGGGCCCGGCCGCGAGAAGATGTGCAGCTTCTCCATCGCCAAATACGGCGCGCAGCAGGACAGTGATCGGGCGTACTACCCGGACGCGGGCAACGGCGTGTTCAGCAATGGGAAGAACGTCGTCAACGATCCGAAGGACGCCAACGTGGCGTCGGACGCGAACTTCCAGAAGGGCTGGGTGGAGCACCTGCGCGCGCGCTGGGGCGGCGCCGCGGCGGGAGGCCCGCGCTACTACATCATGGATAACGAGCCCAGCCTCTGGCACCAGACCCACCGGGACGCCCAACCCACGGGCCTCACCATGAAGCAGCTGCGCGACAAGCACCTGGCGCACGCCGCCATGGTGAAGAGCGTGGACCCCGGGGCGCTCATCATGGGCCCGGAGGAGTGGGGATGGAGCGGCTACCTCTACAGCGGCTATGACCACCAGGAAGCGCCGAAGAACGGCTACACGCGCTACCCGGACCGCGAGGCCAACGGCAACTGGGACTACCTCCCCTGGCTGCTCGACCAGTTCCACAAGAACGAGCAGGCCACGGGCAAGCGGCTGCTGGACGTGCTCACCGTCCACTACTACCCCCAGGGAGGCGAGTTCAGCAACGACACCTCCAACACCATGCAACTGCGGCGCAACCGCACCACGCGCTCGCTGTGGGATCCAAACTACGTCGACGAGACGTGGATTCAGGACAAGGTCCGGCTGGTGCCCCGCTTGAAGGAGTGGGTGAGCACCTACTACCCGGGCACGAAGGTGGGCATCACCGAGTACAACTGGGGCGCGGAGGGCCACATCAACGGCGCCACCACGCAGGCGGAGCTCCTCGGCATCTTCGGCCGCGAGGGCCTGGACTACGCCGCCCGCTGGGAGACACCGGCCGCGACCACGCCCACGTACAAGGCGATGAAGCTGTACCGCAACTATGACGGCCTCAAGTCCACCTTCGGCGACACCAGCGTGTCCTGCGCCGTGGCCAATCCGGACAACCTGTCCGCGTTCGCCGCCCAGCGCACGAGCGACGGCGCCCTCACCGTCATGGTCATCAACAAGGTGCTGTCGGGCGAGACGCCCGTCACGCTGAAGGTGGCGGGCTTCAGCTCCGCGGCCAAGGCCCAGGTGTGGCAGCTCACGTCCGCCAACACCATCACCCGGCTGGCGGACCTTCCCGTGGCCGCGGGCGTCATCGACACCCGCGTCCCCAGCCAGAGCATCACCCTCGTCATCCTCCCCTCGGGCACGTCCACCGGCAACCAGGCCCCCGTGGCCCGGATCTCCGCGACGCCCACCTCGGGGGCCTCGCCGCTCGTGGTGGCCTTCGATGGCTCGGGCTCCACGGACGCCGATGGCACGATCGCCTCGTACGCCTGGAACTTCGGCGACGGGCAGCAGGCCACGGGCGCCAAGGCGAGCCACACCTATACGAAGGGGGGCACCTACACCGTCACGCTCACCGTCAAGGACAACCGCGGCGCCACCGTCTCCACCACCGCGTCCATCCAGGTGAACGCCACCACGCTCGAGGCCCCGAGCAACTTCTACGCGCAGCGCTCGGGCGCGGACATCACCCTGCGCTGGACGGACAACTCCCAAGGCGAGGAGGGCTTCATCCTCGAGCGCGGCCCCTCCACCTGGCCCGTGGCCTTCCAGGAGATAGGCCGCGTGGGCGCCAACACCCGCACCTTCGTGGACCGGCAGGTGCCCTCGGGCAACCACTTCTACCGGGCCCGGGCCTTCAAGGGCGCCACCTCCTCCCCGGAGTCGAACATGGACGGCGTCCAGGTGCCGTGA
- a CDS encoding tRNA-(ms[2]io[6]A)-hydroxylase — protein sequence MSRPTLDRRPLSGEGPVILRVPTDPRWLPLALERFDEVLVDHAHCEKKAAANALSMIQVYPDLPGLPAQMARLAREESSHLARVLDLMAERGLTLGRDAGDPYAQGLQKAVRTSHEGRRVDRLLVAAVIEARSCERLSLLAEGLEDPPLRRFYAELAQSEDGHQSLFYRLAVTAAGGDVAPVDARLDELLALEAEVLERIGLRAAIH from the coding sequence ATGTCCCGCCCCACGCTCGACCGCCGACCCCTGTCCGGAGAAGGCCCCGTCATCCTCCGCGTCCCCACGGATCCGCGCTGGCTGCCCCTCGCGCTCGAGCGCTTCGATGAAGTGCTCGTGGACCATGCCCACTGCGAGAAGAAGGCCGCGGCCAACGCCCTGTCGATGATCCAGGTCTACCCGGACCTGCCCGGCCTGCCCGCGCAGATGGCCCGGCTGGCGCGCGAGGAGAGCTCCCACCTGGCCCGGGTGCTGGACTTGATGGCGGAGCGGGGCCTGACGCTGGGCCGCGACGCGGGCGACCCCTACGCGCAAGGACTGCAGAAGGCCGTGCGCACGTCCCACGAGGGCCGCCGGGTGGACCGGTTGCTCGTGGCCGCCGTCATCGAGGCCCGCTCGTGCGAGCGGTTGTCCTTGTTGGCCGAAGGACTGGAGGATCCGCCGCTGCGCCGCTTCTACGCGGAGCTGGCCCAGTCCGAGGACGGACATCAGTCCCTCTTCTACCGGCTGGCCGTCACGGCCGCCGGAGGCGACGTGGCCCCGGTGGACGCCCGACTGGATGAATTGCTCGCCCTCGAGGCCGAGGTGCTCGAGCGCATCGGCTTGCGCGCCGCCATCCACTGA
- a CDS encoding DUF4081 domain-containing protein, which translates to MPVTVQQLAPRDIEALRALLARDPAHNLYLLGLLEEFGLPPTEDRGSFSYWGRFDGKTLTAALFVGGDGGLLVPSANDGQATGVIADALADRVRLKAAVGEKPAVDALVRSLCSGKPKLSRTYRLFSVSADDLGPFTNPLLRLAREEDLPRLLPLAAGAVKDIHARDPLAEDSRFEARVAQRVRAQRTYVLEENGELVFKVDIGSRSQYGAELEGLYTVPAHRRKGHAILCLGQISRFLLSSLPRLTLRVEEKDESLARIARRVGYLAGRTQRVVLMD; encoded by the coding sequence ATGCCCGTCACCGTTCAACAGCTCGCTCCCCGGGATATCGAAGCGCTGCGGGCGCTGCTCGCCCGGGATCCGGCCCACAACCTCTACCTGCTGGGGTTGCTGGAGGAGTTCGGCCTTCCCCCCACCGAGGACCGGGGCAGCTTCTCCTACTGGGGACGCTTCGATGGGAAGACGCTCACCGCGGCGCTCTTCGTGGGAGGAGACGGCGGACTGCTGGTGCCCTCCGCGAACGACGGACAGGCCACCGGCGTCATCGCGGACGCGCTGGCCGATCGCGTGAGACTCAAGGCCGCGGTGGGAGAGAAGCCCGCGGTGGACGCGCTGGTGCGCAGCCTGTGCTCGGGCAAGCCGAAGCTGTCGCGCACCTACCGCCTCTTCTCCGTGTCGGCGGATGATCTGGGCCCCTTCACCAATCCCCTGCTGCGGCTCGCGCGCGAGGAGGATCTGCCGCGCCTGCTCCCCCTGGCGGCGGGGGCCGTGAAGGACATCCACGCTCGGGACCCCCTCGCGGAGGATTCGCGCTTCGAGGCCCGGGTGGCCCAGCGAGTCCGGGCACAGCGCACCTACGTGCTGGAGGAGAACGGCGAGCTGGTGTTCAAGGTGGACATCGGCAGCCGCTCCCAATACGGCGCGGAGCTGGAGGGCCTCTACACCGTGCCCGCCCACCGCAGGAAGGGCCACGCCATCCTGTGCCTGGGACAGATCTCCCGCTTCCTGCTCTCGTCGCTGCCGCGGCTCACGCTGCGCGTGGAGGAGAAGGACGAGTCGCTGGCGCGCATCGCCCGCCGGGTGGGCTACCTCGCGGGCCGCACCCAGCGCGTGGTGCTGATGGACTGA